In the Arachis ipaensis cultivar K30076 chromosome B10, Araip1.1, whole genome shotgun sequence genome, one interval contains:
- the LOC107622087 gene encoding probable L-type lectin-domain containing receptor kinase S.7, whose protein sequence is MRIMVTSLFIAIFITMFIISLTVSVQSSPSSQPPPVSVNHNNFDNDINLSGDAHAVKDRVSLTRPSQFSSGLLLRNTSITFSSASANTTANTTGTSLSVEFSFSISPAAASDDGGSGFVLILFPGDFENVFSANYSFGISKEYSKNYVAVEFDTSQDDEFNDPNANHVGIDVGSLISVAIANVSDSDIVLNNGEKLKAWVDYVASSKNLEVRLCKSSEDRPNDPIVSHKIDLAKLWGNEPVFVGLSASNDADSVQVVSVYTWKVVSSGDVAERQGARNVPAEEEKGSFGTLSVLAEVIFGTVCVALVAFVVLFLWAIFFQKHEEEQSFALGKRENLEYERIDVAVDKQSTEEIERLNS, encoded by the coding sequence ATGAGGATAATGGTTACGTCATTGTTCATCGCAATATTCATCACAATGTTCATCATTTCCCTAACCGTTTCTGTTCAATCTTCTCCTTCCTCACAACCGCCGCCTGTTTCCGTTAACCATAACAACTTTGACAATGACATCAATCTCTCAGGTGACGCTCACGCCGTCAAAGACCGGGTGAGTCTCACGCGCCCCTCACAGTTCAGCTCCGGCCTCCTTCTCCGAAACACCTCAATCACATTCTCCTCTGCCAGCGCCAACACCACCGCCAATACAACCGGCACCTCCCTCTCCGTCGAATTCTCATTCTCAATCTCCCCCGCCGCCGCCTCCGACGATGGCGGTAGCGGTTTCGTCCTTATCCTCTTCCCTGGCGACTTCGAGAATGTATTCTCGGCTAACTACTCATTCGGCATCTCAAAAGAATACAGCAAAAACTATGTCGCCGTCGAATTCGACACCTCGCAAGATGACGAGTTCAACGATCCAAACGCGAACCACGTCGGAATAGACGTCGGAAGCCTCATCTCCGTCGCAATCGCGAATGTCTCCGACTCAGACATTGTCCTCAACAACGGCGAGAAGCTGAAAGCTTGGGTTGATTACGTGGCAAGTTCGAAGAATCTCGAGGTTCGGTTATGCAAGTCCAGTGAAGACCGCCCTAACGATCCGATCGTTTCGCACAAAATCGATTTGGCTAAACTCTGGGGAAACGAGCCCGTGTTCGTTGGTTTGAGTGCCTCGAACGACGCGGATTCCGTTCAGGTTGTTAGTGTGTACACGTGGAAGGTGGTGAGTTCTGGAGACGTGGCAGAACGTCAGGGTGCACGAAACGTGCCGGCTGAAGAAGAGAAGGGTAGTTTTGGAACTTTGTCGGTTCTTGCTGAGGTTATATTCGGAACTGTGTGTGTTGCGTTGGTTGCTTTTGTGGTACTGTTTCTGTGGGCCATATTCTTTCAGAAGCACGAGGAAGAACAGTCATTTGCGCTTGGGAAGAGAGAGAACCTTGAGTATGAGAGGATAGATGTTGCTGTGGATAAGCAAAGTACTGAAGAGATTGAGAGATTGAATTCGTAG